A stretch of Candidatus Hydrogenedentota bacterium DNA encodes these proteins:
- a CDS encoding small multi-drug export protein: MAPPTTKEPAAGPSRAGLYALFFSGHGLLTAAFVLFLYLASRWPDPYSHVWELIPVHLFSGRAGNAGVGLELGFNRWFILFQCCTLDFIIMLLVYPLFVAGFQRVSRWPFIGPPLTGTHEIALRYKDRIEKYGAIGLVLFVAFPLWSTGPLVGVVIGYMLGMRTWLTFVAVTIGNMFTTAVWIWFFHFLKVYNETLARLLLAVILVTAAGGILYNVFAKWRRKRYLKAVAGLSAQLDEKEVGHLAPSAVVPDVVASAAPAGPAAAIPPAPRAPAARKQRFRLARRRRAAPQSPAAFTPEAQPGGFSLRRPRKTLRQLAERHQEPGPRLRWRGLRGRLFRRK; the protein is encoded by the coding sequence ATGGCGCCTCCGACAACGAAAGAACCGGCTGCGGGCCCGTCGCGTGCGGGGCTCTACGCACTTTTTTTCTCAGGGCACGGCCTGCTTACGGCGGCGTTCGTCCTTTTCCTCTATCTGGCCAGCCGCTGGCCCGACCCTTACAGCCACGTGTGGGAACTGATCCCGGTGCATCTTTTCAGCGGACGGGCCGGGAACGCGGGCGTCGGTCTTGAACTGGGCTTTAACCGGTGGTTCATCCTGTTCCAGTGCTGCACCCTGGATTTCATTATCATGCTGCTGGTTTATCCGCTGTTTGTGGCGGGGTTTCAACGCGTGTCGCGCTGGCCTTTCATCGGCCCGCCGCTGACCGGCACGCACGAAATCGCGCTGCGCTACAAGGATCGCATTGAGAAATACGGGGCCATCGGCCTGGTGCTGTTCGTTGCGTTTCCGTTGTGGAGCACGGGCCCGCTGGTGGGCGTTGTGATCGGATACATGCTCGGCATGCGCACGTGGCTTACGTTTGTGGCCGTGACTATCGGGAACATGTTCACGACGGCGGTCTGGATCTGGTTCTTCCATTTTCTGAAAGTCTACAACGAGACCCTCGCGCGCCTGCTGCTCGCGGTCATTCTGGTTACTGCGGCAGGGGGTATCCTCTACAATGTCTTCGCCAAATGGCGGCGCAAGCGCTACCTCAAAGCCGTGGCGGGGCTTTCCGCGCAACTGGACGAAAAGGAGGTTGGCCACCTGGCCCCGTCCGCAGTGGTGCCCGACGTGGTTGCGAGTGCCGCGCCGGCCGGACCCGCGGCCGCAATTCCGCCCGCGCCGCGCGCGCCCGCTGCGCGGAAACAGCGTTTCAGGCTGGCACGCCGCCGCCGCGCCGCGCCCCAAAGCCCGGCGGCGTTCACCCCCGAGGCGCAGCCGGGCGGGTTTTCATTGCGGCGCCCGCGCAAGACGTTGCGGCAATTGGCGGAGCGGCACCAGGAGCCGGGACCGCGTCTGCGCTGGCGCGGGCTGCGGGGTCGTCTGTTCCGGCGCAAATAA